A genomic stretch from Balaenoptera musculus isolate JJ_BM4_2016_0621 chromosome 9, mBalMus1.pri.v3, whole genome shotgun sequence includes:
- the PURB gene encoding transcriptional activator protein Pur-beta, translating into MADGDSGSERGGGGGPGGFQPASRGGGEQETQELASKRLDIQNKRFYLDVKQNAKGRFLKIAEVGAGGSKSRLTLSMAVAAEFRDYLGDFIEHYAQLGPSSPEQVAAAAGAEEGGGPRRALKSEFLVRENRKYYLDLKENQRGRFLRIRQTVNRGGGGPGPGGLQSGQTIALPAQGLIEFRDALAKLIDDYGGEDDELAGGPGGGGGGPGGGLYGELPEGTSITVDSKRFFFDVGCNKYGVFLRVSEVKPSYRNAITVPFKAWGKFGGAFCRYADEMKEIQERQRDKLYERRGGDESEGEEVDED; encoded by the coding sequence ATGGCGGACGGCGACAGCGGCAGCGAGCGCGGCGGCGGTGGCGGGCCCGGCGGCTTCCAGCCCGCGTCCCGCGGCGGCGGCGAGCAGGAGACGCAGGAGCTGGCCTCGAAGCGGCTGGACATCCAGAACAAACGTTTCTACCTGGACGTGAAGCAGAACGCCAAGGGCCGCTTCCTTAAGATAGCCGAGGTGGGCGCAGGCGGCTCCAAGAGCCGCCTCACGCTGTCCATGGCGGTGGCCGCCGAGTTCCGCGACTACCTGGGCGACTTCATCGAACACTACGCGCAGCTGGGCCCCAGCAGCCCCGAGCAGGTGGCAGCGGCAGCGGGCGCCGAGGAGGGCGGTGGGCCGCGGCGCGCGCTCAAGAGCGAGTTTCTGGTGCGCGAGAACCGCAAGTACTACCTGGACCTCAAGGAGAACCAGCGTGGCCGCTTCCTGCGCATCCGCCAGACGGTCaaccgcggcggcggcggcccggggCCCGGCGGCCTGCAGAGCGGCCAGACCATCGCGTTGCCCGCGCAGGGCCTCATCGAATTCCGCGACGCGCTGGCCAAGCTCATCGACGACTACGGCGGCGAGGACGACGAGCTGGCTGGgggcccgggcggcggcggcgggggcccCGGGGGCGGCCTGTATGGGGAGCTCCCGGAAGGCACCTCCATCACGGTGGACTCTAAGCGTTTCTTCTTCGACGTGGGCTGCAACAAGTACGGAGTGTTCCTGCGCGTGAGCGAGGTGAAGCCGTCCTACCGCAACGCCATCACCGTCCCCTTCAAGGCCTGGGGCAAGTTCGGGGGCGCCTTTTGCCGGTATGCAGATGAGATGAAAGAGATCCAGGAGCGGCAGAGGGATAAGCTTTATGAGCGACGCGGCGGGGACGAgtcagagggagaggaggtggatgAGGATTGA